The Alnus glutinosa chromosome 7, dhAlnGlut1.1, whole genome shotgun sequence genome includes a region encoding these proteins:
- the LOC133873814 gene encoding cationic peroxidase 1-like — protein sequence MASHRSAPSIHTTTKVCLLFSVLLVRMASAQLSSTFYNTSCPNALSTIKSAIDSAVSTEARMGASLLRLHFHDCFVQGCDASVLLDGSDGEKVAGPNDNSLRGFDVIDTVKSQLETACAGIVSCADILAIAARDSVVALGGPSWTVQLGRRDSTTSSQSGANSDLPGPASDLSDLISAFSNKGFTTKEMVALSGSHTIGQAKCLFFRTRAYSETNIDSSYQTSLQSQCPSTGGDDNLSPLDVTTPTKFDNAYFTNLKNKKGLLHSDQELFNGGSTDAQVNAYIANTATFRADFANAMKKMGNLSPLTGTSGQIRKNCRTVNS from the exons ATGGCTTCCCACCGTTCTGCCCCCTCCATTCACACAACCACAAAAGTGTGCCTTTTATTCTCAGTACTTCTCGTGAGAATGGCCTCTGCCCAGTTATCCTCTACTTTCTACAATACATCCTGCCCTAATGCCCTCTCCACCATTAAATCAGCTATTGACTCTGCTGTGAGTACAGAGGCACGCATGGGCGCATCGCTGCTCCGTCTTCATTTTCATGACTGCTTTGTTCAA GGATGCGATGCATCTGTACTGTTGGATGGCAGCGATGGAGAGAAAGTAGCTGGGCCCAACGATAATTCATTAAGGGGATTCGACGTAATAGACACTGTCAAATCTCAATTGGAGACCGCATGCGCTGGTATTGTGTCATGTGCTGACATCTTAGCCATTGCTGCGAGAGACTCTGTTGTCgct CTGGGAGGACCTAGTTGGACTGTTCAGTTGGGCAGAAGAGACTCCACCACCTCAAGTCAAAGCGGTGCTAATTCTGACCTCCCTGGTCCAGCATCGGATCTTAGTGACCTTATCAGTGCATTCTCAAACAAGGGTTTCACTACGAAAGAAATGGTGGCTTTATCAG GATCTCACACAATAGGCCAAGCCAAGTGCTTATTCTTTCGGACCAGAGCTTACAGCGAAACCAACATAGACTCCTCGTACCAAACATCACTACAATCGCAATGTCCAAGCACCGGAGGAGACGACAATCTTTCCCCTCTTGACGTCACTACTCCGACAAAATTTGACAATGCTTACTTCACgaacttgaaaaataaaaagggtctACTGCACTCGGATCAAGAGCTCTTTAATGGAGGTTCCACAGACGCTCAAGTCAATGCTTACATCGCCAACACGGCAACTTTCCGAGCAGACTTCGCGAACGCCATGAAGAAGATGGGGAACCTTAGCCCACTCACCGGCACGAGCGGCCAGATCAGAAAAAACTGCAGGACAGTCAACAGCTGA
- the LOC133873447 gene encoding uncharacterized protein LOC133873447, with translation MVDEARDESMKEQMAIVLRFVDKDGFVREPFFGLVHVANTAAPTLQKGIYFVLYQHKLAMENIRGQGYNGASNMRGEWNGLQALISNDCPYAYYIHCFAHRLQLALVAASKEIYQTAEIAYLMKINEIESGRGLNQISTLQRAGDTCWSSHLRSVSSLIKNFSPACEVILKIIDVGTTSSQGAEADSVYQVMTSFEFVFILHLMKETMQITDHLCQELQSKSQDILSAMNLVSSTKAYIQQYRDDKWDDLLTNVKSFCEKRNIDVPNMNARYVERRGRARHQQADFIIEQHYRVNIFCASIDSQLQELNHRFSEHAVELLILGSTLDPRAARESFRINDIFQLVNKFYPQDFTDLEKEQLEIELNHYKHNVVQHSSFQALSNISELCQWLVSTGKSSIYQLVFRVIVLVLTLSVSTATTERAFPAINIVKTRLRNKIEDEFLTDSLMVYIEREVAATISIDSIINDFRDSKKRQVPF, from the exons ATGGTTGATGAAGCTCGTGATGAGTCAATGAAAGAGCAAATGGCTATAGTTTTAAGATTTGTCGACAAAGATGGTTTTGTGCGGGAACCTTTTTTTGGGCTTGTTCATGTTGCTAATACTGCGGCACCAACCCTACAAAagggtatatattttgtattgtatcAACATAAGTTAGCCATGGAAAATATTCGAGGGCAAGGATATAACGGCGCAAGTAACATGCGTGGTGAGTGGAATGGGTTGCAAGCTTTAATTTCAAATGATTGTCCATATGCCTACTACATTCATTGTTTCGCACATCGTTTGCAATTGGCATTAGTGGCGGCATCAAAAGAA ATTTATCAAACTGCTGAAATTGCTTACCTGATGAAAATTAATGAGATTGAGAGTGGAAGGGGACTTAATCAAATTAGTACTTTACAACGGGCTGGAGATACTTGTTGGAGTTCTCACTTGAGATCAGTTTCTAGCTTGATCAAAAATTTTAGTCCAGCTTGTGAAGTTATTCTTAAAATCATTGATGTGGGAACTACTTCTTCCCAAGGAGCAGAAGCAGATTCAGTTTATCAGGTAATgacttcatttgaatttgtcttTATATTGCATCTCATGAAAGAAACGATGCAGATTACTGATCATCTATGTCAAGAATTGCAATcaaaatctcaagacattttaagTGCCATGAATCTTGTTTCATCAACTAAAGCATACATCCAACAATATAGAGATGATAAATGGGATGATTTACTTACAAATGTGAAGTCATTTTGCGAGAAACGCAATATAGATGTCCCAAATATGAATGCCCGTTATGTTGAGAGGCGAGGTCGAGCTCGCCATCAACAAGCCGACTTTATAATTGAGCAACATTATCGAGTGAATATTTTTTGTGCCTCTATAGATTCTCaattgcaagaattaaatcACCGATTTAGTGAGCATGCAGTGGAGTTGCTTATTCTCGGCTCAACTCTTGATCCTCGAGCCGCACGTGAATCTTTTAgaattaatgatatttttcagTTGGTAAACAAGTTTTATCCACAAGATTTTACTGATCTTGAAAAGGAACAGTTGGAAATAGAACTTAACCATTATAAGCATAATGTAGTTCAACATTCGAGTTTCCAAGCACTGTCAAATATTTCTGAATTGTGCCAATGGTTGGTTAGTACTGGAAAATCATCTATCTACCAACTTGTTTTTCGAGTTATTGTACTTGTGCTTACTCTTTCCGTTTCTACCGCAACTACAGAACGAGCATTTCCAGCCataaatattgtcaaaactaggcttcgcaacaaaattgaagatgagtttCTGACGGATTCCTTAATGGTGTACATCGAAAGAGAAGTTGCTGCTACAATTAGCATAGATTCAATCATAAATGATTTTCGGGATTCAAAAAAACGGCAAGTTCCATTTTAA